The Pseudomonadota bacterium DNA segment TCGCGCCCCCGGGCTTCGCGCCGAGCGGCGGGCGCTCCGCCTCGTCCGAACCGTCGCGGCACATGGCGGCGGTCGTCGACGCGCTCTGCGCGCCCGGCCTCTGCGGGAGCTCGCGCGGCCCGCACGGCGGCCCCCTGCCGTCGCGCGACGTCGTCGTCGCGATGGTCGAGGATCTGCGCTCGGTGCTCTTCCCCGGCTACTTCGGCGTCTCGGAGGCGTCGGCCGAGAGCGTGCGCTTCCACGTCGGGGCCGCCCTGGACCACGTGATCCGCGCGCTCACCGAGCAGATCCGCCGCGGCCTCTGCTTCACGTGCCTCGCCGCGCCGGGCGCCGCCTGCGCCGAGTGCGAGGACAAGGCGCGCCGCATCGCGCTCGACTTCCTCGACAGGCTGCCGGAGGTGCAGCGCCTGCTCGCCACGGACGTGACCGCGGCGTACCAGGGCGACCCGGCGGCCTCGACCTCCGACGAGGCGATCTTCTGCTACCCGGGCGTCCTCGCGATCACGAGCTACCGCATGGCGCACGAGCTGTACGGCCTCGGCGTGCCGCTCATCCCGCGGATTATCACCGAGCACGCCCACAGCCTCACCGGGATCGACATCCACCCCGGCGCCGCCATCGGCCCGGCGTTCTTCATCGATCACGGCACCGGCGTCGTCATCGGCGAGACGACGATCATCGGCGAGCGCGTGCGCCTCTACCAGGGCGTCACGCTCGGCGCGAAGAGCCTGCCGCTCGACGAGCACGGCAACCCGGTCAAGGGGATCGCCCGCCACCCGATCGTGGAGGACGACGTCGTGATCTACTCGGGCGCGACGATCCTCGGCCGCGTGACGATCGGCCGCGGCGCGGTGATAGGCGGCAACGTGTGGCTGACCTGGAGCGTCGAGCCGGGCGAGCGGGTCACCCAGGCGTCGGCGACGCGCGAGCGCTTCGCCGGCGGCGAGGGGATATGACCGCCGCGAGGGCGACGTCC contains these protein-coding regions:
- a CDS encoding serine acetyltransferase codes for the protein MSGLGPKCKTDSLAPPGFAPSGGRSASSEPSRHMAAVVDALCAPGLCGSSRGPHGGPLPSRDVVVAMVEDLRSVLFPGYFGVSEASAESVRFHVGAALDHVIRALTEQIRRGLCFTCLAAPGAACAECEDKARRIALDFLDRLPEVQRLLATDVTAAYQGDPAASTSDEAIFCYPGVLAITSYRMAHELYGLGVPLIPRIITEHAHSLTGIDIHPGAAIGPAFFIDHGTGVVIGETTIIGERVRLYQGVTLGAKSLPLDEHGNPVKGIARHPIVEDDVVIYSGATILGRVTIGRGAVIGGNVWLTWSVEPGERVTQASATRERFAGGEGI